A single genomic interval of Microbacterium oleivorans harbors:
- a CDS encoding aminoglycoside phosphotransferase, with translation MARSPFTLAASVSSALPGAAVVGAADLTEGADGRYDSALVTLDDGRRVVVRVPNDPDADRELVADTRALRALTPGVRALLPFAAPTVLGTARIDAFIAVVQEFVPGYRVEAAHIPAGRGVAWSLGAAIARVHGLPADVARNAGLRTRTSGEVRADAERLLDRAEATGALPFGLLRRWSTALAADRLWRFETTVTLGGVDPSRFVLTDTSAGPTVTGLLAWHGLGVGDPAEDLRWLASAPDARDDVLDAYAAAAHHTPDAELAARARLYAELEFARWLAHGHETGASRVVDDAVALLTALDDGVRDEPLLTDDHSSVDDALEMLGRTPATATTPGDTSMQTDTYDPAVLAAYLADQDAAEQADIETIPIDLSDWTPEGASSDRRREAGPGATGPVARDAAGSVAHDDDAAEQDPEHSESARNALRRWAGTD, from the coding sequence ATGGCTCGCTCTCCCTTCACTCTAGCCGCGTCCGTCAGCTCGGCTCTCCCCGGTGCCGCCGTCGTCGGAGCCGCGGATCTCACCGAGGGTGCAGACGGTCGCTACGACAGCGCGCTGGTGACACTGGACGACGGCCGTCGGGTGGTCGTCCGCGTCCCGAACGACCCCGATGCCGACCGCGAGCTGGTCGCCGACACCCGTGCGCTGCGCGCACTGACCCCCGGCGTTCGAGCCCTGCTCCCCTTCGCCGCCCCCACCGTGCTCGGCACCGCCCGCATCGATGCGTTCATCGCGGTGGTGCAGGAGTTCGTTCCCGGATACCGCGTCGAGGCCGCGCACATCCCCGCCGGCCGTGGTGTGGCGTGGTCGCTGGGAGCAGCGATCGCCCGAGTGCACGGTCTGCCCGCCGATGTCGCCCGCAATGCCGGGCTGCGCACGCGGACCAGTGGCGAGGTGCGCGCGGACGCGGAACGGCTGCTCGACCGCGCTGAGGCCACCGGGGCGCTCCCGTTCGGGCTGCTGCGGCGATGGAGCACCGCTCTCGCTGCCGATCGTCTCTGGCGGTTCGAGACGACGGTGACCCTCGGCGGGGTCGACCCGAGCCGATTCGTCCTGACCGACACCTCGGCCGGTCCGACCGTCACGGGCCTGCTGGCATGGCACGGTCTCGGAGTCGGCGACCCGGCGGAAGACCTCCGATGGCTCGCGTCGGCGCCCGACGCGCGCGACGATGTGCTCGATGCCTACGCGGCGGCGGCGCACCACACGCCCGACGCCGAACTCGCCGCCCGCGCGCGCCTCTACGCCGAGCTCGAGTTCGCGCGCTGGCTCGCCCACGGTCACGAGACGGGTGCGTCGCGTGTCGTCGACGACGCCGTCGCCCTCCTGACGGCCCTCGACGACGGCGTGCGCGACGAGCCGCTCCTCACCGACGATCACAGCTCCGTCGACGACGCCCTCGAGATGCTCGGGCGCACCCCGGCGACCGCCACCACCCCGGGTGACACGTCGATGCAGACCGACACCTACGACCCCGCGGTCCTCGCCGCCTACCTCGCCGATCAGGATGCTGCCGAGCAGGCCGACATCGAGACGATCCCCATCGACCTGTCGGATTGGACTCCCGAGGGCGCGTCGAGCGATCGTCGCCGCGAGGCCGGGCCGGGTGCGACGGGGCCCGTCGCGCGCGACGCCGCCGGCTCGGTCGCGCACGACGACGACGCCGCGGAGCAGGACCCCGAGCACTCCGAGTCCGCGCGCAACGCGCTGCGACGGTGGGCCGGCACCGACTGA
- a CDS encoding ATP-dependent DNA helicase, with translation MIVSPAALAAALGQFPPTPEQSAVIGAPLEPALVVAGAGSGKTETMAGRVVWLVANGLVPREGILGLTFTRKAAGELDERIRRRLDRLAEFEDAGLVPHLDALHARGALDVFGELERGAGAPRASRSEAIERARSDTRAEAAGSRADTLLERPTVSTYNSFADGIVRENAVRIGRDPESAVLSESAAWLLMRRVVLDSDDERLERRENAVRTIIDGALRIARDGVDNLVDFDDLERFGEAFRDVLERPSTRAGTSVYVDVARAAENVGALPLLADLAREYQRRKARLGVIDFADQVAGALTVIRRHPQVGAELRARYPVVLLDEYQDTSVVQTELLASIFADTAAMAVGDPHQSIYGWRGASAGNLGDFAGAFAPGGRSGQYSLATSWRNSGRILQAANAVLEPLASRSPVPVDELRPRPGAPAGIVDLAFDVDLDAETERVAAWFARVRAERRARGATTSAAILLRSKKHMTRFADALGRRGIPHRILGLGGLLSTPEVVDVVSVLRVISDPTAGSALLRLLSGPRWAVGLRDLRSLAELARRLARSDAALQPLPPALAGGDERASLIDALDFVLRVPADHGWLAGFSEAARDRLREAAAVFAGLRRAAAMPIPELVRLIEAELRLDIELAANESRGPARVASDQLRAFVDELQGFLATDESGSLPSLLAWLDHAERQDEFAPRTEPPEDDVVQILTIHGSKGLEWDAVAVGRVVADELPARARDKQGWLGFGVLPYGFRGDAPWLPRFGWEAHLAPTQQDLKAALARFADDNADRQRDEERRLAYVAVTRARDALLLCGASWSGTRNPRGPSPFLLEVAGALGQQLADIDPGENPYLERRQVLSWPLDPLGARRDGVELAARSVREAAASDVRAEPSRDLALLLAEQAERRGSIAPAAPTRIPASRFKDFAADYAAAAELTLRPLPERPHRETRLGTRFHTWVEQRSGLTPRGPQPDAALWDLDDDAEGGDATPEADLRRLQDNFLRSEWGALQPIEVETEIDFADDTLLADGRSHVIICKLDAVYRRADRGGRIEIVDWKTGRPPRTLAEREERMLQLQLYRRAYAARHGIARSEIDVALYYVGDDLVLRG, from the coding sequence GTGATCGTGTCACCGGCCGCCCTCGCCGCGGCGCTCGGGCAGTTCCCGCCGACCCCCGAGCAGAGCGCCGTCATCGGCGCGCCCCTCGAGCCCGCGCTGGTGGTCGCGGGCGCAGGCAGCGGCAAGACCGAGACGATGGCGGGCCGCGTGGTCTGGCTGGTGGCGAACGGGCTCGTCCCCCGCGAGGGCATCCTGGGTCTCACCTTCACCCGCAAGGCAGCCGGCGAGCTCGACGAGCGCATCCGGCGCCGCCTCGACCGGCTGGCCGAGTTCGAGGACGCGGGGCTCGTGCCGCACCTGGATGCGCTGCACGCACGCGGAGCGCTCGACGTGTTCGGCGAGTTGGAGCGGGGGGCCGGCGCGCCGCGGGCATCACGTTCCGAGGCGATCGAGCGCGCGCGATCGGACACCCGAGCCGAGGCGGCCGGATCCCGTGCCGACACGCTTCTGGAGCGTCCGACCGTCTCGACCTACAACAGCTTCGCGGACGGCATCGTGCGCGAGAACGCCGTGCGCATCGGCCGCGACCCGGAGTCCGCCGTCCTCAGCGAATCGGCGGCGTGGCTGCTGATGCGCCGCGTCGTGCTCGATTCCGACGACGAACGTCTCGAGAGGCGCGAGAACGCCGTGCGCACCATCATCGACGGGGCCCTGCGCATCGCACGCGACGGGGTGGACAACCTCGTCGACTTCGACGATCTCGAGCGCTTCGGCGAGGCGTTCCGCGACGTCCTGGAGCGGCCTTCGACGCGAGCCGGCACGTCGGTCTACGTCGACGTGGCCCGCGCGGCGGAGAACGTCGGGGCCCTTCCGCTCCTGGCCGACCTCGCCCGCGAGTACCAGCGCCGGAAGGCGCGTCTGGGCGTCATCGACTTCGCCGACCAGGTCGCCGGGGCGCTGACGGTGATCCGGCGACATCCCCAGGTGGGCGCCGAGCTGCGAGCCCGGTACCCGGTGGTCCTGCTGGACGAGTACCAGGACACCTCCGTGGTGCAGACCGAGCTGCTCGCCTCGATCTTCGCCGACACGGCGGCGATGGCCGTGGGGGACCCGCACCAGTCGATCTACGGCTGGCGCGGAGCCAGCGCCGGCAACCTCGGCGACTTCGCGGGCGCGTTCGCGCCCGGGGGCCGCTCCGGTCAGTACTCCCTCGCCACGAGCTGGCGCAACAGCGGCCGCATCCTCCAGGCGGCCAACGCCGTGCTCGAGCCCCTGGCGAGCCGGTCACCGGTGCCGGTGGACGAGCTCCGCCCGCGCCCGGGCGCCCCGGCGGGCATCGTGGATCTGGCCTTCGACGTCGACCTCGACGCCGAGACCGAACGGGTCGCCGCGTGGTTCGCACGGGTGCGCGCCGAACGCCGGGCGCGCGGCGCGACCACGAGCGCCGCCATCCTGCTGCGGAGCAAGAAGCACATGACCCGCTTCGCCGATGCGCTCGGGCGCCGCGGCATCCCGCATCGGATCCTCGGCCTGGGCGGACTGCTCAGCACACCGGAGGTGGTCGACGTCGTCTCGGTGCTGCGGGTGATCAGCGATCCGACCGCGGGGTCGGCGCTGCTGCGATTGCTGTCGGGGCCGCGCTGGGCGGTCGGGCTGCGCGATCTGCGCTCGCTCGCCGAGCTCGCGCGCCGTCTGGCGCGCTCGGACGCCGCTCTGCAGCCGCTGCCCCCCGCCCTGGCCGGCGGCGACGAACGGGCCTCCCTGATCGACGCGCTGGACTTCGTGCTGCGGGTCCCCGCCGACCACGGCTGGCTTGCCGGATTCTCCGAGGCGGCGCGCGACCGGCTCCGCGAGGCCGCCGCCGTGTTCGCGGGGCTCCGCCGGGCCGCGGCGATGCCCATCCCGGAACTGGTGCGGCTCATCGAGGCGGAACTGCGCCTCGACATCGAGCTGGCCGCGAACGAGAGCCGCGGCCCGGCCCGAGTCGCCTCCGACCAGCTGCGGGCCTTCGTCGACGAGCTGCAGGGCTTTCTGGCCACCGATGAGTCCGGGTCCCTCCCGAGCCTGCTGGCCTGGCTCGATCACGCCGAGCGGCAGGACGAGTTCGCGCCGCGGACCGAGCCTCCCGAAGACGACGTCGTGCAGATCCTCACCATCCACGGGTCCAAAGGACTCGAGTGGGATGCCGTCGCGGTGGGGCGCGTGGTGGCCGACGAGCTCCCGGCGCGTGCCCGCGACAAACAGGGCTGGCTCGGTTTCGGCGTGCTGCCGTACGGGTTCCGCGGCGACGCGCCCTGGCTGCCGCGGTTCGGATGGGAGGCGCACCTCGCTCCCACGCAGCAGGATCTCAAGGCCGCCCTCGCCCGCTTCGCCGACGACAACGCCGATCGTCAGCGCGACGAGGAGCGGCGGCTCGCCTACGTCGCCGTCACCCGCGCCCGCGACGCGCTGCTCCTGTGCGGCGCGTCGTGGTCGGGCACCCGCAACCCGCGCGGACCCAGCCCGTTCCTCCTCGAGGTCGCCGGGGCGCTCGGACAGCAGCTCGCCGACATCGATCCCGGCGAGAACCCCTACCTCGAACGGCGGCAGGTGCTGTCGTGGCCGCTCGACCCGCTCGGCGCGCGCCGCGACGGCGTCGAGCTCGCCGCACGGTCGGTTCGAGAAGCCGCAGCCTCGGACGTCCGAGCCGAGCCGAGCCGCGACCTCGCCCTTCTCCTCGCCGAGCAGGCGGAGCGTCGCGGCTCGATCGCGCCGGCGGCGCCCACCCGCATCCCCGCGTCGCGGTTCAAGGACTTCGCGGCCGACTACGCAGCCGCCGCCGAGCTCACGCTGCGGCCCCTGCCCGAGCGTCCCCACCGCGAGACCCGACTGGGCACCCGGTTCCACACCTGGGTCGAACAGCGGTCGGGCCTGACGCCGCGCGGACCGCAGCCCGACGCTGCGCTCTGGGACCTCGACGACGACGCCGAGGGCGGGGATGCGACACCGGAGGCCGATCTGCGCCGCCTGCAGGACAATTTCCTCCGGTCCGAGTGGGGCGCGCTCCAGCCGATCGAGGTCGAGACGGAGATCGACTTCGCCGACGACACGCTGCTCGCGGACGGCCGGTCCCACGTGATCATCTGCAAACTCGACGCCGTCTACCGCCGCGCCGACCGTGGTGGGCGCATCGAGATCGTCGACTGGAAGACGGGTCGACCGCCCCGCACACTCGCCGAGCGTGAGGAGCGGATGCTGCAGCTGCAGCTGTATCGGCGGGCCTACGCGGCCCGACACGGCATCGCTCGATCCGAGATCGACGTTGCCCTGTACTACGTCGGCGACGACCTCGTCCTGCGTGGCTGA
- a CDS encoding ATP-dependent helicase, whose translation MGPVSEDIVLDAAQSRVVDLPAEASAVVVGAPGTGKSVAIVQRVRALVRGGVSPDELVVLTATRQAATSLRDELGLAVGVATAGPLARSVPAFAFQIVRTEAVRRGAEPPRLLTGADEDALVRDLLDGDAEDERTGSSRWPEWLPAGVRDTRGFRAELRAFIAECTALGVGPQTLGERARREGREAWAAAASFLAEYDAVRDAMRSPHRDAAGLVSEAAAIVSARGLPGLRVVIVDDAQELTRGGVELLEACRDRGVAVLAFGDPDVGSGAFRGAAPENFARLASGVELHVLDTAHRADGAHADLVSAVTARIGAIGVVAHRRPPRTTGAARSERVRALVLRSRSEEYDTIARLLRERHVHHAVPWEQCAVIAHDSRQVTALEAELAAREVPTVTSGTGTALRDSAVVRDLLRLIDLAGRPHDSWERDEIVDALSGAGLDAVDQRRLRSALRHGSADGDGVAVSPWETLRSAMAHPAEFALLDLREARRAARVGETLAAVQALIADGATAHELLWAAWEGSGRERSLREGARGHGPLAAQAGRDLDAVVALFQSAKRHGEREDGTTPSAFLRGILDADVGDDRFVAPPSSGAVRVLTPAAALGTEFDTVVVAGVQDGVWPNLRVRGSLLETWRLSYEGDDAAEALDRRRSVLHDELRLFARAVSRSRDRLVVTAVDDDDTGPSPFFEMLPDPEGAPSEAAHPLTLRGLVAQHRRTLTDPRSTDTARRTASEQLVLLAEAGVAGADPDQWFGVREPTSTAPLRDRDTESIRVSPSRLETLEECQLNWVIGDLGGDSGSATAGIGTIVHSALEVARPDEAALWEAVEARWGELEFESAWRDRAERTRARDLVRRLARYLHDFERDGGRLLDAEPRFEVELARDDAAGRIVVSGAVDRVELRGDGSVVIVDLKTGKREPQTDRSVTTHAQLAAYQLAHEHGAIPAAAGRPAGGAMLLVLRPTATTKDYAAPRQPPFDDESRAAFVARVHEAARVMGGREFSAPFEEHCRDDHSFGLCRIHTIAPVSAT comes from the coding sequence ATGGGTCCGGTCTCGGAGGACATCGTCCTCGATGCAGCGCAGTCGCGCGTGGTGGACCTTCCCGCCGAGGCGAGCGCGGTCGTCGTCGGAGCGCCCGGCACCGGCAAATCGGTCGCCATCGTGCAGCGCGTGCGCGCCCTCGTCCGCGGCGGCGTGTCGCCCGACGAGCTCGTCGTGCTGACGGCGACGCGTCAGGCCGCGACGAGCCTGCGCGACGAGCTGGGTCTCGCGGTAGGCGTGGCCACGGCCGGGCCGCTGGCGCGGTCCGTGCCGGCATTCGCCTTCCAGATCGTCCGGACGGAGGCCGTCCGGCGCGGCGCCGAACCGCCGCGGCTGCTGACCGGCGCCGACGAGGACGCGCTCGTGCGCGACCTGCTCGACGGCGACGCGGAGGACGAGCGCACCGGTTCGTCGCGCTGGCCGGAGTGGCTGCCGGCGGGCGTGCGCGACACGCGCGGCTTCCGAGCCGAGCTGCGGGCCTTCATCGCCGAGTGCACGGCGCTCGGCGTCGGCCCGCAGACGCTCGGCGAGCGCGCGCGACGCGAAGGCCGCGAGGCCTGGGCGGCCGCGGCATCCTTCCTCGCGGAGTACGACGCCGTGCGCGACGCGATGCGCTCACCCCACCGCGATGCTGCGGGCCTCGTGAGCGAGGCGGCCGCGATCGTGTCGGCACGGGGCCTGCCGGGGTTGCGCGTCGTCATCGTCGACGATGCGCAGGAACTGACCCGAGGCGGAGTCGAGCTGCTCGAGGCGTGCCGCGACCGCGGCGTGGCCGTGCTCGCGTTCGGCGATCCCGACGTCGGCTCGGGGGCCTTCCGCGGTGCGGCGCCCGAGAACTTCGCCCGGCTCGCGTCGGGCGTCGAGCTGCACGTGCTCGACACCGCTCATCGAGCAGACGGTGCGCATGCCGATCTCGTCTCGGCGGTGACCGCGCGCATCGGTGCGATCGGGGTGGTGGCGCACCGGCGGCCGCCCCGCACGACCGGGGCGGCGCGTTCCGAGCGGGTGCGGGCTCTGGTGCTCCGTTCGCGGTCGGAGGAGTACGACACGATCGCGCGCCTCCTGCGAGAGCGCCACGTGCACCATGCCGTGCCCTGGGAGCAGTGCGCCGTCATCGCCCACGACAGTCGGCAGGTCACCGCCCTTGAGGCGGAGCTCGCCGCGCGCGAGGTCCCGACCGTCACCTCGGGCACCGGCACGGCACTGCGCGATTCCGCCGTCGTGCGCGACCTCCTCCGCCTCATCGACCTCGCCGGCCGCCCCCACGACTCCTGGGAGCGCGATGAGATCGTCGACGCCCTCAGCGGTGCCGGGCTCGACGCCGTGGACCAGCGCCGGCTGCGCTCGGCGCTCCGGCACGGGAGCGCAGACGGCGACGGCGTCGCCGTCTCGCCGTGGGAGACGCTGCGCTCGGCGATGGCGCACCCCGCCGAGTTCGCGCTGCTCGACCTTCGCGAGGCCCGGCGCGCCGCCCGAGTGGGTGAGACCCTCGCCGCCGTGCAGGCCCTCATCGCCGACGGCGCGACCGCCCACGAGCTCCTCTGGGCCGCCTGGGAGGGCTCGGGCCGCGAGCGGAGTCTACGAGAGGGCGCCCGGGGCCACGGGCCGCTCGCCGCGCAGGCCGGCCGCGACCTGGATGCCGTCGTCGCGCTCTTCCAGTCCGCGAAGCGCCACGGCGAGCGTGAGGACGGCACGACGCCGTCGGCGTTCCTCCGCGGCATCCTCGACGCCGACGTCGGCGACGACCGATTCGTGGCACCGCCCTCGAGCGGCGCGGTGCGCGTGCTGACGCCCGCCGCCGCGCTGGGGACGGAGTTCGACACGGTGGTCGTCGCGGGTGTCCAGGACGGCGTCTGGCCGAACCTCCGCGTCCGTGGCAGCCTGCTCGAGACGTGGCGGCTGTCGTACGAAGGCGACGACGCGGCCGAGGCGCTCGACCGCCGCCGGTCGGTGCTCCACGACGAGCTGCGGCTGTTCGCTCGGGCCGTATCGCGCTCCCGCGACCGGCTCGTGGTGACGGCGGTCGACGACGACGACACCGGTCCGAGCCCCTTCTTCGAGATGCTTCCCGATCCCGAGGGCGCACCCTCCGAGGCCGCGCACCCGCTCACCCTGCGGGGTCTGGTCGCGCAGCACCGCCGCACGCTCACCGACCCCCGCTCGACGGACACGGCCCGCCGCACGGCGTCGGAGCAGCTGGTGCTGCTCGCCGAAGCGGGGGTGGCGGGCGCTGATCCCGATCAGTGGTTCGGTGTGCGCGAGCCCACGAGCACCGCGCCCCTCCGCGATCGCGACACCGAGAGCATCCGGGTCTCTCCCTCGCGCCTGGAGACCCTCGAGGAGTGTCAGCTCAACTGGGTCATCGGCGACCTCGGCGGTGATTCCGGCAGCGCCACGGCCGGCATCGGCACGATCGTGCACAGCGCGCTCGAGGTAGCCCGGCCCGACGAGGCTGCGCTGTGGGAGGCGGTCGAGGCACGATGGGGTGAGCTCGAGTTCGAGTCGGCATGGCGCGACCGGGCCGAGCGAACGCGCGCCCGCGACCTCGTCCGCCGGCTCGCGCGCTACCTCCACGACTTCGAGCGCGACGGCGGCCGGCTGCTCGACGCCGAGCCGCGCTTCGAGGTCGAGCTCGCGCGCGACGACGCCGCGGGCCGGATCGTCGTCAGCGGCGCGGTGGACCGGGTCGAGCTCCGCGGTGACGGGTCGGTCGTGATCGTCGACCTCAAGACCGGCAAGCGCGAGCCGCAGACCGACCGCTCGGTGACGACCCACGCCCAGCTCGCCGCGTACCAGCTCGCGCACGAGCACGGGGCGATCCCCGCCGCGGCCGGTCGCCCGGCCGGTGGCGCGATGCTCCTGGTGCTGCGTCCGACGGCGACGACGAAGGACTACGCCGCCCCCCGGCAGCCGCCGTTCGACGACGAGTCGCGGGCGGCGTTCGTCGCTCGTGTCCACGAGGCGGCGCGCGTGATGGGCGGGCGGGAGTTCTCGGCGCCCTTCGAGGAGCACTGCCGCGACGACCACTCGTTCGGCCTGTGCCGCATCCACACGATCGCCCCGGTGAGCGCCACGTGA
- a CDS encoding DUF3107 domain-containing protein, which produces MEIRIGIANTGRELSLESNDPADAVRDKISEALTSGSAFVELTDAKGSAYIIPTAGIAFVEVGTDQTRRVGFVA; this is translated from the coding sequence GTGGAGATCCGTATCGGCATCGCGAACACCGGCCGTGAGCTCAGCCTCGAGTCGAACGACCCCGCTGACGCGGTCCGCGACAAGATCTCCGAGGCTCTCACCTCCGGTTCGGCCTTCGTCGAGCTCACCGACGCCAAGGGCAGCGCCTACATCATCCCCACGGCGGGCATCGCCTTCGTCGAGGTCGGCACCGACCAGACTCGGCGTGTGGGCTTCGTGGCCTGA
- a CDS encoding ferritin-like fold-containing protein: protein MVTWFFKRKRPVGRTLRLRSRGDYGDVRRVDFEELAPDVDTFLGQAAYLQLGYFETLSDLIAATPELSQKESLSLAAGTALLKHRELVGVIRDRGADPLELMLPFREPLDAFRRATHGARPLETMLSVHLTAGMLDDFYLALSASYGDTGRQVAVILRAHDDRSALVRIITEAIASDEQWRSLLSLWGRRLVGDTLLIARAALRSTSLEPANEKRVEPTYADVMAAHSRRMAAMGLEA from the coding sequence GTGGTGACCTGGTTCTTCAAGCGCAAGCGCCCCGTCGGTCGCACTCTGCGGCTGCGCTCCCGGGGCGATTACGGCGACGTCCGCCGGGTCGACTTCGAGGAGCTCGCGCCCGACGTCGACACCTTCCTCGGGCAGGCGGCTTATCTGCAGCTCGGCTACTTCGAGACGCTCAGCGATCTGATCGCCGCCACGCCGGAGCTGTCGCAGAAGGAGTCGCTCTCGCTCGCGGCGGGCACGGCGCTGCTGAAGCACCGCGAGCTCGTGGGTGTCATCCGCGACCGCGGTGCCGATCCGCTCGAGCTCATGCTCCCGTTCCGCGAGCCGCTGGACGCCTTCCGTCGTGCGACGCACGGGGCGCGGCCGCTCGAGACGATGCTCTCGGTGCATCTGACGGCGGGCATGCTCGACGACTTCTACCTGGCCCTGTCGGCGAGCTACGGCGACACCGGACGGCAGGTCGCGGTCATCCTGCGCGCACACGACGACCGCAGCGCGTTGGTGCGCATCATCACCGAGGCCATCGCGTCGGACGAGCAGTGGCGGAGCCTGCTGTCGCTGTGGGGGCGGCGGCTGGTGGGCGACACACTGCTCATCGCTCGGGCGGCTCTTCGTTCGACGTCGCTCGAACCGGCGAACGAGAAGCGCGTCGAACCCACCTACGCCGATGTCATGGCGGCGCACTCCCGGCGGATGGCCGCGATGGGTCTGGAGGCCTGA
- a CDS encoding DEAD/DEAH box helicase has product MTTFADLGVDQDIIDALAAKGIVDAFPIQEQTIPLGLPGQDIIGQAKTGTGKTFGFGIPVVQRLGLDPSPGVKALIVVPTRELAVQVFEDMDMLTRNRSTSVVAIYGGKAYEGQIDQLKAGAQIVVGTPGRLIDLAGQRLLDLSNATEVVLDEADKMLDLGFLPDIEKIFQKVAPVRHTMLYSATMPGPIVALARRFMSNPIHIRATDPDEGLTQANIKHLVYRAHSLDKDEIIARILQAEGRGKTVIFTRTKRAAQKLVDELSDRGFNAGAVHGDMSQEARERSMAGFKAGKKDVLIATDVAARGIDVDDVTHVINHTIPDDDKAYLHRAGRTGRAGRTGIAVTFVDWDDLHKWALINRALEFGQPEPVETYSSSPHLFEDLDIPAGTKGRLRKLPTTQSVKTVSPDAADADAKRPRRRRSRGGAGDETTAGGSTTTDAATPAESAAEGRGTHDGGGAEHRDGKTSPRRRRRRRPASGSGAAPTVG; this is encoded by the coding sequence ATGACCACATTCGCAGACCTCGGGGTCGATCAGGACATCATCGACGCTCTCGCCGCCAAAGGCATCGTCGACGCGTTCCCCATCCAGGAGCAGACCATCCCCCTCGGCCTCCCCGGCCAGGACATCATCGGCCAGGCGAAGACCGGCACCGGCAAGACCTTCGGCTTCGGCATCCCCGTCGTCCAGCGTCTCGGCCTCGATCCGAGCCCCGGGGTGAAGGCCCTCATCGTCGTGCCCACGCGCGAGCTCGCCGTCCAGGTCTTCGAGGACATGGACATGCTCACCCGCAACCGCTCCACGAGCGTCGTCGCGATCTACGGCGGCAAGGCGTACGAAGGCCAGATCGACCAGCTCAAAGCAGGCGCGCAGATCGTGGTGGGAACCCCCGGTCGCCTCATCGACCTGGCCGGCCAGCGCCTGCTCGACCTCTCCAACGCGACCGAGGTCGTGCTCGACGAGGCCGACAAGATGCTCGACCTGGGCTTCCTGCCCGACATCGAGAAGATCTTCCAGAAGGTCGCTCCGGTGCGCCACACGATGCTCTACTCGGCGACGATGCCCGGACCGATCGTCGCCCTCGCACGCCGGTTCATGTCGAACCCCATCCACATCCGCGCCACCGACCCCGATGAGGGTCTGACGCAGGCGAACATCAAGCACCTCGTCTACCGGGCCCACTCGCTCGACAAGGACGAGATCATCGCCCGCATCCTGCAGGCCGAGGGACGCGGCAAGACCGTCATCTTCACGCGCACCAAGCGCGCCGCCCAGAAGCTCGTCGACGAGCTCAGCGACCGCGGCTTCAACGCCGGCGCCGTGCACGGCGACATGAGCCAGGAGGCACGCGAGCGTTCGATGGCCGGGTTCAAGGCCGGCAAGAAGGACGTCCTCATCGCCACCGACGTCGCCGCCCGCGGCATCGACGTCGACGATGTGACCCATGTCATCAACCACACGATCCCCGACGACGACAAGGCGTACCTGCACCGCGCCGGCCGCACCGGCCGAGCGGGTCGCACCGGCATCGCCGTCACCTTCGTGGACTGGGACGACCTGCACAAGTGGGCGCTCATCAACCGGGCGCTGGAGTTCGGGCAGCCCGAGCCCGTCGAGACCTACTCCTCGAGCCCCCACCTCTTCGAGGACCTCGACATCCCGGCCGGCACCAAGGGCCGGTTGCGCAAGCTCCCGACGACCCAGAGCGTCAAGACGGTCTCCCCGGACGCCGCTGACGCCGACGCCAAGCGCCCGCGCCGGCGCCGCTCGCGCGGCGGTGCCGGCGACGAGACCACCGCGGGCGGGTCCACGACCACGGACGCCGCGACCCCCGCCGAGAGCGCGGCCGAGGGCCGCGGCACCCATGACGGCGGGGGCGCCGAGCACCGCGACGGGAAGACCTCGCCGCGTCGACGTCGACGCCGTCGTCCCGCTTCGGGCAGCGGTGCCGCGCCGACGGTCGGCTGA
- a CDS encoding PHP domain-containing protein: protein MGTSTGQRTFSGPSDLHLHSLRSDGTEPPSAVVQAAHRHGLRTIALTDHDTTSGWAEAAEASVSLGMTLIPGMELSARHEWRTVHLLAYLFDPEHPRLRAEMERIREDRVGRAERIVRSIARQHDLTWDDVVAQTGTGATVGRPHIADALVARGLAADRAEAFAGILHPSQGHFSPHYAPDPFTAVSLVVAAGGVPVLAHPSPSGRERMMAPAVLRELVANGLAGFEIGHRENTEDGKRVLRALAADLDLIVTGSSDYHGLGKPNQPGENTTTDEMVARIIARGTGTAPVYA from the coding sequence ATGGGAACGTCCACCGGTCAGCGCACCTTCAGCGGGCCGAGCGACCTCCACCTGCATTCGCTGCGCTCCGACGGCACCGAGCCGCCCTCGGCGGTCGTCCAGGCCGCCCATCGGCACGGGTTGCGCACCATCGCGCTCACCGATCACGACACGACGTCCGGGTGGGCCGAGGCCGCCGAGGCGTCGGTCTCACTGGGGATGACGCTGATCCCCGGCATGGAGCTGAGCGCCCGCCACGAGTGGCGCACGGTGCACCTCCTGGCCTATCTTTTCGACCCGGAGCACCCACGGCTGCGGGCCGAGATGGAGCGCATCCGGGAGGACCGGGTGGGGCGCGCCGAACGGATCGTGCGCAGCATCGCCCGCCAGCACGATCTGACCTGGGACGACGTCGTGGCGCAGACCGGCACCGGTGCCACCGTCGGGCGCCCGCACATCGCCGACGCGCTGGTGGCGCGTGGACTGGCGGCCGATCGGGCGGAGGCGTTCGCAGGCATCCTGCATCCGAGCCAGGGGCACTTCTCGCCCCACTACGCACCCGATCCGTTCACGGCCGTCTCGCTCGTCGTCGCGGCCGGTGGCGTGCCCGTGCTCGCCCACCCCTCGCCGAGCGGGCGGGAGCGGATGATGGCCCCCGCCGTGCTGCGGGAGCTGGTCGCCAATGGCCTCGCCGGGTTCGAGATCGGACACCGGGAGAACACCGAGGACGGAAAGCGGGTTCTGCGCGCGTTGGCGGCCGATCTCGATCTCATCGTCACCGGCTCGAGCGACTACCACGGGCTCGGCAAGCCCAATCAGCCGGGAGAGAACACGACCACCGACGAGATGGTCGCACGCATCATCGCCCGTGGGACCGGAACGGCGCCCGTCTACGCGTAG